Proteins from a single region of Bombus pascuorum chromosome 5, iyBomPasc1.1, whole genome shotgun sequence:
- the LOC132906934 gene encoding venom dipeptidyl peptidase 4-like isoform X2, with the protein MFAMSWNRILPQLILVLHGFLVVLVAGKSIPQVIDKDVGRYESSEGNNHHPVRVPFKLEETYDQSFRANVFNATWETDTEILYSDNYIGNIRVFDVTKGTTWVLLDSSVMADYEKPSISFSFDNSFVAISHDYANGFRYSLYQRCDVYNTKTRTYTRIANGDRIPLFKWSPTRNALIYVHENDIYYQEFSEGGSHIRRITNTGVLDTVYNGVPDWVYEEEVLASASALWFSPDGRQLAFATFNDTNVKDIEIPRYGSPGNMKDQYPKEIKIKYPKAGSPNPIVSMSVVDLDNWSSEILNLEPPTDIVGTDCVLYTVSWRTNHQVTVTWTNRVQNKAQIVLYDLRGNNSNIYYEEENEGWLRILPLVFHDEYVIIVKLQDSGTPAGRFQHATRFEYKDGKLIGERDLTPGAKEVISILAVDHARKRLYYLGNELDEPSHRNVYSVQLDGNEAPVCLSCNVFSPEGNRCTYAYAYFSTDSSNYVLSCSGPDPLFITIMNANHKRIYNWEENRSLRQKLATRTQPIFRNFYVTANGYKNKVKLSLPPDFDEKKSYPLLINVYAGPNTVRVTNEASFGFESYIVTNRSVIYGRIDGRGSAYKGSKMLFEIYRRLGTVEIEDQIAVTRILQETYSWIDPNRTAIWGWSYGGFSTAMVLATDKASVFKCGISVAPVTSWIYYDSLYTERFMGLPTPADNLYGYNHTDVARRVEGIRGKKYMLIHGTGDDNVHYQQSMALNKALVDKDIMFEQQSYTDEAHALSGVFPHLYHTMDRFWANCLGYSHTH; encoded by the exons ATGTTTGCTATGTCGTGGAACCGG ATACTGCCACAGCTGATACTGGTGCTGCATGGATTCCTGGTCGTCCTTGTTGCTGGAAAATCCA TTCCACAAGTGATCGACAAGGACGTGGGCAGATACGAATCCTCGGAGGGCAATAATCATCATCCTGTTAGGGTTCCATTCAAGCTGGAAGAAACTTATGATCAAAGTTTTCGGGCGAACGTCTTCAATGCTACTTGGGAAACAGACACGGAAATCCTTTATTCCGATAATTATATTGGTAATATTCGCGTATTCGACGTGACCAAGGGAACCACTTGGGTCCTTTTGGATTCTTCCGTGATG GCCGATTACGAGAAGCCTTCCATAAGCTTTTCCTTCGATAATTCTTTCGTTGCGATTAGTCATGACTATGCAAAC GGTTTCCGGTACTCACTGTATCAAAGGTGCGACGTATACAACACTAAAACCAG AACGTATACGAGAATTGCGAATGGCGATCGCATACCTCTGTTCAAGTGGTCGCCCACGAGGAACGCTTTGATTTATGTTCACGAGAACGATATCTATTACCAAGAGTTCTCCGAGGGGGGCAGTCATATTCGAAGAATAACGAACACGGGTGTGCTCGACACCGTTTATAACGGAGTACCTGATTGGGTTTACGAAG AGGAAGTATTAGCTTCTGCTTCGGCTCTCTGGTTTTCTCCCGATGGACGACAGCTTGCTTTTGCTACTTTCAATGATACGAACGTGAAAGATATCGAAATACCAAGGTATGGATCTCCAGGAAACATGAAAGATCAATACccgaaggaaataaaaatcaaatatccaAAG gCAGGCAGTCCAAATCCAATCGTATCAATGAGCGTCGTTGATTTGGATAATTGGTCGTCTGAAATACTCAATCTTGAGCCGCCCACTGATATTGTTGGCAC AGACTGCGTCCTCTACACCGTGAGCTGGAGGACCAATCACCAAGTTACTGTCACCTGGACGAACCGTGTGCAGAATAAAGCTCAGATAGTTCTCTACGACTTAAGGGGTAACAACAGTAATATTTACTACGAGGAGGAAAACGAGGGCTGGCTTCGCATTCTACCTCTCGTCTTTCACGATGAATATGTTATCATTGTGAAGCTTCAGGATTCTGGAACACCGGCTGGACGGTTCCAACATGCGACTAGGTTCGAGTACAAGGATGGGAAGCTGATTGGCGAAAGGGATTTGACCCCAGGAGCTAAGGAAGTTATCTCCATCCTAGCGGTGGATCACGCCAGGAAGAGACTTTATTATTTGGGCAATGAGCTCGATGAACCTTCGCATAGAAATGTGTACTCGGTGCAGTTGGATGGCAATGAAGCACCtgtttgtttgtcctgtaacGTCTTTTCTCCTGAGG GAAATCGCTGCACTTATGCCTACGCGTACTTTTCTACCGATAGCTCGAACTATGTCCTGTCTTGCTCTGGTCCGGATCCATTGTTCATCACGATTATGAACGCCAATCATAAACGTATTTATAATTGGGAGGAAAATCGATCACTGAGACAAAAACTGGCAACCCGTACGCAGCCTAtctttagaaatttctatgtCACTGCTAATGGATACAAGAATAAAGTTAAACTTTCTCTGCCGCCTGATTTTGACGAGAAGAAATCGTACCCTTTATTAATCAACGT TTACGCAGGTCCAAACACTGTTAGGGTCACCAATGAAGCATCGTTTGGTTTCGAATCGTACATAGTGACCAACAGGAGCGTAATTTATGGTCGCATCGATGGTCGTGGGTCAGCTTATAAAGGTAGCAAGATGTTGTTCGAAATTTATCGGCGACTTGGCACCGTGGAAATCGAGGATCAAATTGCTGTTACTAG GATACTGCAAGAGACATATTCGTGGATCGATCCAAACAGAACCGCGATATGGGGTTGGAGTTATGGCGGCTTCTCTACTGCCATGGTGCTGGCTACTGACAAGGCCTCGGTGTTCAAATGCGGTATATCAGTCGCACCTGTGACCTCCTGGATTTATTACG ATTCCTTGTACACGGAACGGTTCATGGGGTTGCCTACTCCCGCGGATAATCTATACGGTTACAACCACACGGATGTGGCCAGAAGGGTAGAAGGAATTCGTGGCAAAAAATACATGCTGATACACGGTACCGGCGATGACAATGTGCATTACCAACAATCTATGGCTCTGAACAAAGCTCTGGTGGATAAGGACATCATGTTCGAGCAGCAGAGCTACACGGACGAAGCACATGCTCTATCTGGCGTCTTCCCTCACCTTTACCACACGATGGACCGATTTTGGGCAAATTGTCTGGGATACTCGCATACTCACTGA
- the LOC132906934 gene encoding venom dipeptidyl peptidase 4-like isoform X1, with amino-acid sequence MNLISIRVNKYILPQLILVLHGFLVVLVAGKSIPQVIDKDVGRYESSEGNNHHPVRVPFKLEETYDQSFRANVFNATWETDTEILYSDNYIGNIRVFDVTKGTTWVLLDSSVMADYEKPSISFSFDNSFVAISHDYANGFRYSLYQRCDVYNTKTRTYTRIANGDRIPLFKWSPTRNALIYVHENDIYYQEFSEGGSHIRRITNTGVLDTVYNGVPDWVYEEEVLASASALWFSPDGRQLAFATFNDTNVKDIEIPRYGSPGNMKDQYPKEIKIKYPKAGSPNPIVSMSVVDLDNWSSEILNLEPPTDIVGTDCVLYTVSWRTNHQVTVTWTNRVQNKAQIVLYDLRGNNSNIYYEEENEGWLRILPLVFHDEYVIIVKLQDSGTPAGRFQHATRFEYKDGKLIGERDLTPGAKEVISILAVDHARKRLYYLGNELDEPSHRNVYSVQLDGNEAPVCLSCNVFSPEGNRCTYAYAYFSTDSSNYVLSCSGPDPLFITIMNANHKRIYNWEENRSLRQKLATRTQPIFRNFYVTANGYKNKVKLSLPPDFDEKKSYPLLINVYAGPNTVRVTNEASFGFESYIVTNRSVIYGRIDGRGSAYKGSKMLFEIYRRLGTVEIEDQIAVTRILQETYSWIDPNRTAIWGWSYGGFSTAMVLATDKASVFKCGISVAPVTSWIYYDSLYTERFMGLPTPADNLYGYNHTDVARRVEGIRGKKYMLIHGTGDDNVHYQQSMALNKALVDKDIMFEQQSYTDEAHALSGVFPHLYHTMDRFWANCLGYSHTH; translated from the exons ATGAACCTTATCTCTATTCGCGTAAATAAATAC ATACTGCCACAGCTGATACTGGTGCTGCATGGATTCCTGGTCGTCCTTGTTGCTGGAAAATCCA TTCCACAAGTGATCGACAAGGACGTGGGCAGATACGAATCCTCGGAGGGCAATAATCATCATCCTGTTAGGGTTCCATTCAAGCTGGAAGAAACTTATGATCAAAGTTTTCGGGCGAACGTCTTCAATGCTACTTGGGAAACAGACACGGAAATCCTTTATTCCGATAATTATATTGGTAATATTCGCGTATTCGACGTGACCAAGGGAACCACTTGGGTCCTTTTGGATTCTTCCGTGATG GCCGATTACGAGAAGCCTTCCATAAGCTTTTCCTTCGATAATTCTTTCGTTGCGATTAGTCATGACTATGCAAAC GGTTTCCGGTACTCACTGTATCAAAGGTGCGACGTATACAACACTAAAACCAG AACGTATACGAGAATTGCGAATGGCGATCGCATACCTCTGTTCAAGTGGTCGCCCACGAGGAACGCTTTGATTTATGTTCACGAGAACGATATCTATTACCAAGAGTTCTCCGAGGGGGGCAGTCATATTCGAAGAATAACGAACACGGGTGTGCTCGACACCGTTTATAACGGAGTACCTGATTGGGTTTACGAAG AGGAAGTATTAGCTTCTGCTTCGGCTCTCTGGTTTTCTCCCGATGGACGACAGCTTGCTTTTGCTACTTTCAATGATACGAACGTGAAAGATATCGAAATACCAAGGTATGGATCTCCAGGAAACATGAAAGATCAATACccgaaggaaataaaaatcaaatatccaAAG gCAGGCAGTCCAAATCCAATCGTATCAATGAGCGTCGTTGATTTGGATAATTGGTCGTCTGAAATACTCAATCTTGAGCCGCCCACTGATATTGTTGGCAC AGACTGCGTCCTCTACACCGTGAGCTGGAGGACCAATCACCAAGTTACTGTCACCTGGACGAACCGTGTGCAGAATAAAGCTCAGATAGTTCTCTACGACTTAAGGGGTAACAACAGTAATATTTACTACGAGGAGGAAAACGAGGGCTGGCTTCGCATTCTACCTCTCGTCTTTCACGATGAATATGTTATCATTGTGAAGCTTCAGGATTCTGGAACACCGGCTGGACGGTTCCAACATGCGACTAGGTTCGAGTACAAGGATGGGAAGCTGATTGGCGAAAGGGATTTGACCCCAGGAGCTAAGGAAGTTATCTCCATCCTAGCGGTGGATCACGCCAGGAAGAGACTTTATTATTTGGGCAATGAGCTCGATGAACCTTCGCATAGAAATGTGTACTCGGTGCAGTTGGATGGCAATGAAGCACCtgtttgtttgtcctgtaacGTCTTTTCTCCTGAGG GAAATCGCTGCACTTATGCCTACGCGTACTTTTCTACCGATAGCTCGAACTATGTCCTGTCTTGCTCTGGTCCGGATCCATTGTTCATCACGATTATGAACGCCAATCATAAACGTATTTATAATTGGGAGGAAAATCGATCACTGAGACAAAAACTGGCAACCCGTACGCAGCCTAtctttagaaatttctatgtCACTGCTAATGGATACAAGAATAAAGTTAAACTTTCTCTGCCGCCTGATTTTGACGAGAAGAAATCGTACCCTTTATTAATCAACGT TTACGCAGGTCCAAACACTGTTAGGGTCACCAATGAAGCATCGTTTGGTTTCGAATCGTACATAGTGACCAACAGGAGCGTAATTTATGGTCGCATCGATGGTCGTGGGTCAGCTTATAAAGGTAGCAAGATGTTGTTCGAAATTTATCGGCGACTTGGCACCGTGGAAATCGAGGATCAAATTGCTGTTACTAG GATACTGCAAGAGACATATTCGTGGATCGATCCAAACAGAACCGCGATATGGGGTTGGAGTTATGGCGGCTTCTCTACTGCCATGGTGCTGGCTACTGACAAGGCCTCGGTGTTCAAATGCGGTATATCAGTCGCACCTGTGACCTCCTGGATTTATTACG ATTCCTTGTACACGGAACGGTTCATGGGGTTGCCTACTCCCGCGGATAATCTATACGGTTACAACCACACGGATGTGGCCAGAAGGGTAGAAGGAATTCGTGGCAAAAAATACATGCTGATACACGGTACCGGCGATGACAATGTGCATTACCAACAATCTATGGCTCTGAACAAAGCTCTGGTGGATAAGGACATCATGTTCGAGCAGCAGAGCTACACGGACGAAGCACATGCTCTATCTGGCGTCTTCCCTCACCTTTACCACACGATGGACCGATTTTGGGCAAATTGTCTGGGATACTCGCATACTCACTGA